The genomic stretch TAGTAATATGGAAAATCAAAATTTTTTAAATCCAGAAGAAAAAACAAAGAAAACAGTTAACAAATTAGAAGAGAAAAATCCTTTTAAGCCAACGCCAGCTTTTATTTCGGCGGCTTGGGCAGCTTTATTCATCGGAATGGTTGCGTATTGCATCGGATTGTGGAATGCAGATATGGAATTGAATGAAAAAGGATATTATTTCACCATTTTATTATTCGGATTATTCTCCGTGGTTTCGGTTCAGAAATCGGTAAGAGATAGAATGGAAGGAATTCCCGTAACAGATATTTATTATGGAATAAGTTGGTTTACAACCATTGCTTCTATTCTATTATTAATTGTCGGATTGTGGAATGCCGAATTGGAATTGAGCGAAAAAGGTTTTTACGGAATGTCGTTTGCCTTGAGTTTATTTGCTTCGGTAGCGGTACAGAAAAACACTAGAGATGTACATTCAATAAAAAATCAAGAAGCTTAAATGTTGGTTGATTACCAGAAACCTCGTAACACATAATTAGAAGTGTTGCGAGGTTTATTTTTTTGAAAAATTAATCAGTACTTTTAACGAAGAGTATCTTAAATTCAACATATGAGTTCAAAAATCACAAGAGCATTGCCCGAATTGGTCGAAAACGGCATAATTACGGACGAGATTGCTCAAAATATAAAAGCGTTTTACGGAAATTCGGAAGAATCTAGTGCTAATAGATTGTTTACGCTTTTCGGAATTCTCGGCGCAACGTTAGTCGGATTGGGAATTATTTTAATAATGGCGCACAATTGGGACGATTTTTCCAGAGGTGTCAAACTTATTTTTGCGTTTCTTCCGATGTTAATCGGGCAAGCCATTTTAGGCTTTAGTATTTTTAAAGAAAAAAGTTCTGCTTGGAAAGAAGCTTCCACTGTATTTTTATTTTTTGGAGTTGGCGCGTG from Kordia antarctica encodes the following:
- the yiaA gene encoding inner membrane protein YiaA, whose translation is MENQNFLNPEEKTKKTVNKLEEKNPFKPTPAFISAAWAALFIGMVAYCIGLWNADMELNEKGYYFTILLFGLFSVVSVQKSVRDRMEGIPVTDIYYGISWFTTIASILLLIVGLWNAELELSEKGFYGMSFALSLFASVAVQKNTRDVHSIKNQEA